ggctttactTGTCCAGTAGCAAGAAATTTTAATTGATAATCTGTGCCATCACCAGTAGATGGCATCACAGAACTACAATAGCCCTTGAGGGATATTGGATTAATAGAACCTAGACAGGGTAATTGCATGAAATTGTGTAGGAAAATATAACTTGAGGGCTTTCTAAATATTTAAAGGGAGATTGTGAACTTTAAATAGAGTAAATTTTGGGAGGGAAAAAGTAGTTTCAGGCATTACAAATTTCTCTGAGACCCTTTGCCAATTTTTGTAGTCTGAAAATGTTTACTAAtgggtatttaaaaaaacagatctCTCCTCTGATGCTGTGATACACACACAGTACACAAATTGGATAAAGAATTACTCTTTTAATTGTTAAATTATAATAATCTTAGGTGTTTCTTATAACAATAGTAGTTTACAAAATCAGAGAAGCATTTCTCCCCTTTAAAACTTCTTACTTGGCATTTTTTTGAACCTTAGAAGTTCAGGTATGCTCTCCTGATACTTTTGGCATCTGCACATATGTACATTTGACTCTTTCTTATCTCTTAAGCAGGTGTTGCGAAAGTGGAAGACTTCAGTCTTCCAAATTACATTGATCGTCGTGACATTCCCCTGCCTCAACTGGAATACGTAAGGAATCTCTCTGCTGAGCAGAAAgccctgaaagaaaaggaaaaggcaTCATGGAGTGCCCTCTCCATTGATGAGAAGGTTGGATGTAGGTACTCAGggtactgaaaaataaaatacagccCTGCTGCGAGGATGATGTAATCTAGTCTGTTGTGCATACAGTATTGATGGacatcactcaggaaacagaTGAACAAAGAAGGAAACCTCCAGCTCTCTAGtcttaagccctgatcctgctcaTGGATCTGTGTGGGTAGAGACTCTTGGGTCAGTTtggagccccattgaagtcattagAACTCTTCTGTATGCAGAAGCTCCCCAATCTGATTGCAGTGTCAGTCATCTGCAGTAACAGTCTTGAGTCCTAATTATCTCAAAGGCTTGCCTTTTTTTAACCCCCTGGGGCACACATTGATGCTTAAACTCATTGATAAAGGCCCCATGGTAGAGTTATGTAAAGATAACTCTGTGAGCAAATAGTGGTGTAGATACAGTGTCTTGGGGTTACTTCAGAATCGCCCTGCAAGTTCTCTCCTTCACATTGGGGTGTCCCAACTACTTCAGCCAACTGATAGCTGATCTTAAGAGCTCCGAAATAACTGCTCATTTGTGATTCCCAACTTAAGCTATAAAGAGCTTAGGCTGTATTCTGTAGTCAAGGATATCAAGCTGTGCATGTTGCCCTACTGCTTACTCTGGCTTTCTGAGAATCCTCTTGCTCTCGTTAGAGCTTTAGAAGCTtctgcttcctcccctccccccttctacTTTACACCCATTTTGTAGCTACCATCTGTGTGTCTGAATCCTTCAGGTGGAAGGGTCACTGCTGAGCAGTCAAAGGCACTTCTTAACTCCCACAGACTTAAGTTGCTGGCTAAAGGAGAAGGAAGCTGGTGAAACCCAGGTTTCATACTGGTAGTGGAGAACATTAACACCTCTCAACTCCTCTgcttatgtaattaaaaaaaaaactgaattacATTGTATGATTCTTTATTCTATAATGGGGAAATGGCTGGAAATATCATTTGTTTTTGCTTGTTGCTGACAGCAGCTGATATTAATTGCAAAGTATATAGCACAGAACTGAAATATTTGCATACTATTAGTCTGTGATTAGTAAAATATTAAACCTTAACATTATTGGCTAAAGCTCAGACGTAGACACACAGGCATCTAGAGGTGCAGGTGAAACTGTATCTTTATACCAGTCTGTTGTGTTGAGGTATCTTGTGAGGGTTCCCAACAGCTTGGAATCTATGTACAATGTGTACTGTCATATCCTCTTTTCCAGTGGCATGAGTCTTATGTCACTTCAGCATTGTAAGATGTAATATGTTTGTCTTTCTGAAGCTTCTCTACATATGCAATAAGcactttaaattatatttttcaagATACCTTAGACAGAACTAAGACTCTTTAGCAGAGTAGAAATAGCCTTTTAAAAAACTTCAAATGCAATTCAGCCCCCAGATTAGCCACGAGACAATTcctgttaaaacaaaaaaaccatgcAGGGAGTCAGGAGATTTGGATTTTATTCCTGATTCTGTCACTCACTCTGTGACCTtctccaaggtcacacaatgacTCTAGTGCCTTGACTTCCCCATCTACAAGTGAGGCTAAACATAGTGTCTTAACTCAGAGGTGTGATGAAGCTTAATGTTTGCAGAGTACCATGAGATCTGTGTGTGGAAGATGGTATAGTACTGAAAAGCTGTTACAACTTCTGTGCAATTTAGAACTGCTCTACAAATTAGTATCCTCTCCATATATTCCGTACCTCGCAGTCTGCATGCACAAGGATTTCAGCCACTTCTTTGCCAAGCAGAGTGTTTCATACCATTGAATAAACTGTTTGAAAAGAGGGATTAAAATAGATATGGCACAGTTAGGTTCCACTATCTATAAATTTGTGGAGAAAATAAGTGATTAGTAGgtttttggaatatttttagaCTCTAACAAATGTACTGTAGTTTCTGTAAAATATATGTTCAGCCTCAGGAGTCATGTGCTAGTTGTTAAAACTCTTTTGTGTAGCTTGCAAATAATGCAGTAAAAAAGATAGGTGCTTTCTCCTTTTCAGTGTATCGTATCAAATTCTGTGAGACCTTTGCTGAAATGAATAGGGGGTCAAATGAGTGGAAGACTGTTGTTGGTGGTGTGCTTTTCTTCCTTGGCTTCACTGCCTTTATCATCATTTGGCAGAGACTGTATGGTAAGTGAATGTGTTCTTTAATCTTACAAAGTAGCTCATCtattttcagtttaaaacaaaaattttttCCTGCCATAAACTGTGCTTAGAACTCCAAATCTTGTATGATGTTGATAGACACTGTGATTGAGGAAGTGCTGAAACCTTAAGTCATACTGGTTTCTACTTAGGTTCTTTCCTATTGGCTTTAAGCAGATAAATAGCTTAACCATCCCGGAATCTTAATCAGATGTGCTTGGGGAAACCATATATGTGTACTAGtgatcacacagctctcccttccTCCTTCAAAACAGTCTCCACGCTAGAGAATCAAAACTCACCCTCTTCTGAGAGTCTGGCTTTATTTACAAGAAAACTAAGAACTGTATAACAGACTCCAGCCCAATCCTTCTCAACATGATTGGCTGCTGCTAGGGGTCCTCTAACCCTCAGAACTGCCCAGCTCAGATCTTTTCTCCCAAAGATAACTGCTCTCTGTGATGGAGGTTAAGAGTGACTAACTGAACCACCTGCAACAGTGAGTTGGCAGGACTCCTCTTGCATCTCCCTGCTAATGAGGTGAGGTACAGGAGAAGACTGCCCCTTTGTACCGCATCCTTGCTAATCAACAAATCTGTAACTGGATATTTAGAATTCATGCAGGAAACTAAATAGATTTTATGGGACTTATTCAGTGGTTGTGCATTATGAGCTTTGAATTGATAAAAGTGCATTTTTAATGAGAACAAATAGATGGCTTTGAACATTGTTGTGTCACAATAAAATCCCAACTGAATTTTGAATTGCAGTTTATGGtcctgttcctcacaccttctctgAAGAATGGGTGGCTATGCAGACTAAGAGAATGCTGGATATGAGAGTTAACCCGGTCGAGGGCTTCTCGGCCAAATGGGACTATGACAAGAACGAATGGAAGAAGTAAAATCACTCCTGGGATCACTGGACCTGCTGTCCACTTGAATTTTAAATGATTCCATTACCTACATATGACCTCACTGCTTCTGTACTGGAACAAATTCCATTTAAATATAAATGCTAATAAATGTCTGGTTTACTTGAAAGTTTCTTGTATTGATTTTAAATGCTTCCAGTTGTGTAGGCTGTAATGATTAGTACAGTTTGCGAAGGGGCAAAGTCTCTTTCTAAGTTTTACTGTATTGTCATGGGTTGATGGTACAGCATTACAGGTTCAGTAAAAGGGAATGATACACCCGTGTTGCCAGTTACTTTTAATTTAGGGGGTCTCATTTTATCAGAGAATAACACcaaaattaaaaatgcagttaAAAAAGCCCCAGTACATGACCTCATCCTCACTTATTTTACTGAAATAGCGAAGTATCGTGCTGCTGTGTACTAGGTGCTTTTATCTAAGCCATTGGCCCTGGAAGTCCTACTGGTAAGCAGTGATTTATCTTTCATTAGTACAAAGCAATTGGAATTCTTGTTGCAAGGGTTTAACAGAAACAGTCTCAAGAAAATATATCTAAAGTGTTTCTGTTGCACAGCCAGAAATCAGTATGGCTACATAAAGATCTGAACTGCATTCAGTACAAGCAGATCACAGCCCACTGCAGCTTTCCTGGAAGCTATCTTTGTCCCACAGATAGAATTTCAGTAGGCAGAACACAGTAGCTTGACAGATTTCAATGTAACTCCTGCCCCCCTACCCCCTCCTTTTTTAAAGGGAACTTGGCTGAGGATTTTCACTGTCTAGCTTCTgatctctgttttcattttgacCCATGGTCATTTCCATATTTATACTGTCATTTTTGGAGGGCAGAGGAAGTTTATAATAAAGTGGGATAAGGAGAGGGATAAGGAGAGGACACTAGCTCATCTGTGCGTGGGCCTGGACTATTctggtcttttttgttttttaaatacaaattaacaAAACTTAAGGGAGAAGAGAAATATCCAAGATGTGGCGTTGACTATATTTCAATATACACTCTTAATACTTAGTCAGCCTCTCATCCTAGAGGGTGACCATGTAGATGGATCACTTCTTCATCTCTGGAAGAACGTCAGCAACACTAAAGTTTTTAGAAATGAGTAATACTTTATCCAATAGGAATGAGCTGTTTACCTAAAATCCCTTTGTATTTACCTAAACTTGGTCTGAACGCATTCCAACTTCACAATCTTTCTCTTGCAGCAATGGAATAACATGTGAAGCAATTTAGATGTGAAAACAGTGTGTCCAGCTGGGCAGGGGGAAGTGCTTAGATACCACGGTGACTGGTGTTAAACAGATCCTAAGGTAGCTAATCGGTGCCCCATAATACATCATGATATTTGATCAGTACTAATGGCATTGTGGAGCAAGCCACCTCTGGGGTCACTTTCTATGTCCTGTAGCTGCTGTATTTTTCCTAGGGAGACACCTGACAGTGACCTGTGCCATAAAATTTCTGTGGAAGTCTTCAGGCCAAAATATTTAAAGGTGGTCTTGGTTTGTGCACATTAATTTTTGGGTACCACACTTGAgtgggtttgtttatttttattttaagtgttGGTTTTAACTTCCTTTGTCTGTTTCCCTGCCTGCAAACTAGGAGACAGTGCTTTCCCTTCGCAAGAGGGTGTCCTGTTTCTAAAGCCAGTTACATGTTTGGCATTCCTGTGCTGGGGTGAGGCTTGTCAGAGAGAAACCTAAACGTCAAATAATTTCTGGTCTCTTCCTTGTGCATATCCAATGCCTGCCCTAGCAGAGGTCAAGGGGTCAATCTTTATTTCAGGAAAGGAACCTTTCAACATGCATTTAATAAAACAAttaggaggagattttcaaaggcaggcAGATGCCCatctcctattgactttcaaggGAAGTTGTGTACCAAACTCACCTTTGGGCATTTTGAAATGTCTCCATCTATGTACCCTGGGCTGCCACTATTGGAACGTATATCACAGAGGTGACTGTGGTATGGTCAGTTTTGCAGTGGTAAATATGACAGCAAAATTTTATTGCTCCTGACTCTAAGCTTGGAAGAGAATGATGACAGTGAAATTCAAAGCACCTGTCAGGATCCTGTGAAGCAGTGATGGTGTCTTTCATAGGTCATGTcaattcagtattttttttttttttttttttttttttgcagcataaATAGAGGCACTGTCATTTTTTCTCTTCCCATCTGTTTTGGGAATTAGAATTAGGTCTGTACCATTTTATTGTTTCCAGAGAATCCAACTGGTTTTGAAGATGATGATTTAGGGGGTAATGCAGACTTTCCATCCAGTGCTGGAGTGTAGCTATTTGATTGCCAGGTTTTAATTACTATGCTGAactgctgctgttttgtttttcttagtgCTAAGGGCCTCTGATGGATGCTACTTGACtttcaaagtgaaaaataattttgtgCCTCTTCAGAAGAGAGTTTTGTTTCGGCCTCCTTGGAGGGGTTGATAGATTGACTCATTACccactttcccccctcacccccaatacATGCTCAATTACTCAAACATCTTTCCTCcccctttgcaaaaaaaaaaaaaaaaaaaaaaagtcatttaaatatcatgggccaaattctgactgTATTTctctgtaaatctggagtagctcCACAGCTGAGAGGGATATgctttggagcttacacagagctcttctggtctgggaaatacaaggtgaacagattgtttagcagcAGTTAACATATTccaagggatcattcaaggtgaagtggcccattaacaccccttcagtcatagggaggaaaggaagggccGTTAGTTATAGTAACTCAGCATTCGGGGTTAATTCCCTGATTGTTGTAATCAGCCATAAAACTGGAGTCTCgcttcagtccatgatttttattagtgtctagcagagttatgaatgtaagctcccaggctcatgttttgaagatgttgtgcaggtttcctttgaggatgtggactgataggtcagatagagtgactgctttgtgaaaagtgttcacccaggtGTTGTGGTGTTTTTATCTTCTATCATTTTTCTATgcgagttcatttgagagcgtacaccacatgttgtgataagcaTGTGTAGAAGCCATGGTCTTGAaaggggtgttgatcattgtagcagtggagatttGTCTGACTGTCACTTGAGAGaatagaatctggccctaaaaaaggagagaaatgaatTGGTTCTGTAGGAGATATAGTCCAGGCAGCACTTTAGCAGAATGTTGCCCACCACGTGAGCTCAGCTGTGCCATGAAGCACTGGGGAGAGCAGTGAACAGAGATGCCTGGAGTGGATGGtgaagggaaagcagtgggggaagggagggagacttAAACTGTCTGTCAAGTGAAAGGAGCAGCCGTGGGGATAATAGCCAACTGCATGCGGGTAGGTGTCCTGCCTAATGCCCTGGGAATTTGCATCAGCTTGCTGCTGCTTTGTCCTGCACTAGCACAGACAGTGTCtcactaaaatatttaaatcCTCTTCCTGTGCTACATTTCTTCACCACCACAGAGCTTTTGAGCACCTTCCTTTCCAGCAGGCCTGAACGGgcaaaggagagggggaaaggcaCAATTCTGCATGGAGATGAATGAATGACTAGCTCCAAAAGCTTCCTCAGAGCAGCTGTGCATGCGAGAGTCCCCAGGGGGACAGGGAATCCAGAAGAGAAACCTGAGCCACACACATCCTGGGAACCTTCCTTCATCCACTCTGCCCTGGACTGGCTGTAGTGCTCAGTGCTCCCTCGTCCCGCTGAGAACTaagcagagctgctgcagctggtaGGTGAGCTGAATTTGCTAGGGCTCTGTAAACTCCTGCCTAGTGCATGCGTCCCGCTCTTGCCTCTTGGCAGCTGCACACACAGCTTTGGTTTGTTCTTTTGGAGGAGGCAGATCTCACTGTCctgatttgtttgtttgcagAGAGTCTTGGTTACTGAGAAGAGACGTGTGCCCTTTGCCTTGGGAAAGAGCTGTCATGGGGACTGGAATGAGCAAGGTACACGCACCTCAACGCTGTAGCTTTTGCATTTGAGGCAGGAACCCTGACACTTATGAAGAACCTTTTACTCCTGTCCAGCCTACTGCCCTGGCCAGTAGGAAAGAGGGGATGCTCTAAATGTGATAAGTCTTTTCCGTCTATGCCCTGTAATATTCTTACAGCTTAGAGGCTTACTGTAATTTTCCCTGGGATAAGAAGAGAGATTTTAAAGACTATCATTTTTAAAACAAGCAAGGATCTTTGGGTTGCTTATACCTAGACAGTAAGCTCCTTGGGGTaaggactgtctttttttctctgtttgttcATCACCTTGCAAAATGGAGTCCTGATCCAGGACTGGAGCTCCTAGGtgttaccacagtacaaatacatAATTTCCTGGAAGGGTGTGATAAaaccattaggaaaaaaaattaaagttagaCTGGGTCTGAACCCTCATTTCTTGTTCCTGGGGTAATAAGAACTCCACACCATTAGCATCTCTAGAGCCAGTACTCACCAATCCATTTAGCCTATTAAACCCTAATTCACTATTGTGCCCATGTGAGAGGGAGTGAGGTTgtattttccccactttttaGCCAGCTGTATGTATTTTTGGTATGTTGCTCTCACCTGGCTGTGATTCATTGGGAGAGAGAGTAGATTTTTATGGGGTGTTTGTTACCCTAGTGCAGGCAGTGGAAGGATCGATTACTGTTCGTGTCCCTAAATAACTGGGAGAGGCATGACTTATCTAATTTAAAATTAGATCCTGGAACTAAATTAGAGACACCGGATCAGCACAGACTCTCGCCACCCTGTGCTCATGCTGCTGCATCGTGCTGTAACACCAGTTTCACAAACAGGATGGCTGGCGTCCCTGCAAGAAAGGCTGGGGTGTTTGTTTTATGAGAACTTCTCCAAACACAGCCTGGATCTGAAAATAGTCACTCGTTGGACAAACTgtggccctggtcctgcaatAAGAGCTCTGCAGGGGGCACCCTTTCAGGACTGGGGCTTATGTCTTACGGCTTCAAATCGAAACCTTGGAACTGAAAACTCCCAAGCTTTGGGGAAGATCAGGGCAGAGTATTTGGGGACTTGCTACCCTCGCAGATCCAGTGCTCTGCTAACAGCACTCTTATCTCCCAGAGAGGGGAGTAGGTATTTGTTATCCATAGGGCATCAACACTAATACAGAACTCAGATTTCTAATTCAGAGTCATTTTCAAGTCCTTTTCTACTCTTTTGAGAGCTCCGTAACTCCACAGAGCCATCAGAATCaaataatacatatttttatacattttggGGACCCATTCCACTGTTAAATCTTGTGGTGTTAGATCCTGCAGGTTCAAAATGGGATTAATTATTAGGAattatttttcccctcttttgtGAGATTTTTCTACCCTAAGGTGTGTCGGGGCCTCACCTACTGGTAAGTGGGTTTATTATACATAATTATTGGACTTTTATGGGGATAATATAGCTGTACTTTGAAGTTATTGTAACAAAGACAGAAGTTCTAAGTAAAAAATACATCTGAACTGTTCTTCCTGTTTTCAAAAGAAGACATTGAG
Above is a genomic segment from Gopherus flavomarginatus isolate rGopFla2 chromosome 14, rGopFla2.mat.asm, whole genome shotgun sequence containing:
- the LOC127034417 gene encoding cytochrome c oxidase subunit 4 isoform 1, mitochondrial isoform X1, yielding MLASRAFSLIGKRAISTSIGLRGHAGVAKVEDFSLPNYIDRRDIPLPQLEYVRNLSAEQKALKEKEKASWSALSIDEKVGLYRIKFCETFAEMNRGSNEWKTVVGGVLFFLGFTAFIIIWQRLYVYGPVPHTFSEEWVAMQTKRMLDMRVNPVEGFSAKWDYDKNEWKK
- the LOC127034417 gene encoding cytochrome c oxidase subunit 4 isoform 1, mitochondrial isoform X2; amino-acid sequence: MLASRAFSLIGKRAISTSIGLRGHGVAKVEDFSLPNYIDRRDIPLPQLEYVRNLSAEQKALKEKEKASWSALSIDEKVGLYRIKFCETFAEMNRGSNEWKTVVGGVLFFLGFTAFIIIWQRLYVYGPVPHTFSEEWVAMQTKRMLDMRVNPVEGFSAKWDYDKNEWKK